The Raphanus sativus cultivar WK10039 chromosome 2, ASM80110v3, whole genome shotgun sequence genome includes a region encoding these proteins:
- the LOC108841966 gene encoding ESCRT-related protein CHMP1B, protein MGNTDKLMNQIFDLKFTSKSLQRQSRKCEKEEKAEKLKVKKAIEKGNMDGARIYAENAIRKRSEQMNYLRLASRLDAVVARLDTQAKMATITKSMTNIVKSLESSLATGNLQKMSETMDSFEKQFVNMEVQAEFMENAMAGSTSLSTPEGDVNNLMQQVADDYGLEVSVGLPQAAGHTIPTATEEKVDEDDLSRRLAELKARG, encoded by the exons ATGGGCAACACAGACAAGCTGATGAATCAGATATTCGACCTGAAGTTCACGTCCAAGTCTCTCCAGAGGCAGTCGAGAAAGTgcgagaaggaggagaaggcaGAGAAGCTCAAGGTTAAGAAGGCGATCGAGAAGGGGAACATGGACGGAGCTCGGATCTACGCCGAGAACGCGATCCGCAAGCGTAGCGAGCAGATGAACTACCTCCGCCTCGCTTCTCGCCTCGACGCTGTTGTGGCTCGCTTGGACACTCAGGCGAAGATGGCTACCATCACCAAATCGATGACTAACATCGTCAAGTCCCTTGAGTCTTCCCTTGCCACAG GCAACCTACAGAAGATGTCAGAGACGATGGATTCATTTGAGAAGCAGTTTGTGAACATGGAGGTGCAAGCTGAGTTCATGGAGAACGCAATGGCTGGTTCGACATCATTGTCAACTCCGGAAGGCGACGTCAACAACCTGATGCAGCAGGTGGCAGATGACTACGGTCTTGAAGTCTCTGTTGGACTTCCTCAGGCTGCTGGCCATACCATCCCTACTGCTACAGAGGAGAAAGTCGATGAGGATGATCTGTCAAGGAGGCTTGCAGAACTCAAGGCCAGAGGATGA
- the LOC108841967 gene encoding jacalin-related lectin 19 isoform X2, giving the protein MDRYMDQQQQGDKNLTVFIGPWGGNGGTVWDDGIYYGVREIKLVYDHCIDSITLVYDKNGKAVRSEKHGGQGGNKTTEIKLQYPEEYLIGVSGYYSPVVHSGTPVIRSMTFKSNKQVYGPYGVDQGTPFTFSVNGGRIVGMNGRSGWYLDSIGFHLSRPKSTKMINKLRKKIHWLIRMVA; this is encoded by the exons ATG GACAGATACATGGATCAACAGCAACAAGGTGATAAGAATCTGACAGTGTTCATTGGACCCTGGGGAGGAAATGGAGGAACCGTTTGGGATGACGGGATCTATTATGGTGTCCGTGAGATCAAACTTGTTTATGATCACTGCATTGACTCCATCACTCTGGTCTACGATAAGAATGGTAAAGCTGTGAGATCAGAGAAGCATGGAGGTCAGGGAGGCAACAAAACAACAGAG ATAAAGCTGCAATACCCAGAAGAGTATCTGATTGGCGTGAGTGGTTACTACAGTCCAGTAGTACACAGTGGCACTCCTGTGATCAGATCAATGACCTTCAAGAGCAATAAACAAGTGTATGGACCTTATGGAGTTGATCAAGGAACACCTTTCACTTTCTCAGTTAACGGAGGACGCATTGTTGGCATGAACGGTAGAAGCGGCTGGTACCTTGACTCCATCGGCTTCCATCTCTCACGCCCTAAATCAACCAAGATGATCAACAAGCTTCGAAAGAAGATTCACTGGCTCATAAGAATGGTTGCATGA
- the LOC108841967 gene encoding jacalin-related lectin 19 isoform X1, whose protein sequence is MQDRYMDQQQQGDKNLTVFIGPWGGNGGTVWDDGIYYGVREIKLVYDHCIDSITLVYDKNGKAVRSEKHGGQGGNKTTEIKLQYPEEYLIGVSGYYSPVVHSGTPVIRSMTFKSNKQVYGPYGVDQGTPFTFSVNGGRIVGMNGRSGWYLDSIGFHLSRPKSTKMINKLRKKIHWLIRMVA, encoded by the exons ATG CAGGACAGATACATGGATCAACAGCAACAAGGTGATAAGAATCTGACAGTGTTCATTGGACCCTGGGGAGGAAATGGAGGAACCGTTTGGGATGACGGGATCTATTATGGTGTCCGTGAGATCAAACTTGTTTATGATCACTGCATTGACTCCATCACTCTGGTCTACGATAAGAATGGTAAAGCTGTGAGATCAGAGAAGCATGGAGGTCAGGGAGGCAACAAAACAACAGAG ATAAAGCTGCAATACCCAGAAGAGTATCTGATTGGCGTGAGTGGTTACTACAGTCCAGTAGTACACAGTGGCACTCCTGTGATCAGATCAATGACCTTCAAGAGCAATAAACAAGTGTATGGACCTTATGGAGTTGATCAAGGAACACCTTTCACTTTCTCAGTTAACGGAGGACGCATTGTTGGCATGAACGGTAGAAGCGGCTGGTACCTTGACTCCATCGGCTTCCATCTCTCACGCCCTAAATCAACCAAGATGATCAACAAGCTTCGAAAGAAGATTCACTGGCTCATAAGAATGGTTGCATGA